One Trichomycterus rosablanca isolate fTriRos1 chromosome 12, fTriRos1.hap1, whole genome shotgun sequence DNA window includes the following coding sequences:
- the parp14rs1 gene encoding poly(ADP-ribose) polymerase family member 14-related sequence 1 — protein MADEFPFAVIVEGKWNTESSKLKNKLTLYFSSVKKSNGGECRVKHEASDSQRATVSFKSEQVRQNVLAKKHHEIKLGDVSVTLNVHIPESEADTSQKTESSVSTNQTEKTSAKYEEPATTESGPAEGSSRRSAVIENIQTMNKEMLVMLVENILKNRSDLNFKVEVIPESNCAVVTFAKIKDAKDFILFSPDNSLIKKKNLKTRFLEMTTKKTESSVSTNQTEKTYAKDEEPATTESGPAEGSSRRSAVIENIQTMNKEMLVMLVENILRNRSDLNFKVEVIPESNCAVVTFAKIKDAKDFILLSPDNSLIKKKNLKTRFLEMTTKVKLEDVPTNMNSLHITLYFERYCEPSDLQMLDGEQSAIITFEDPKVVNKILENSHQINKQPIKVFPYYDCLGTALYGEERPTLKLPEALTENIDTSVLIYFQEHQKALKYIRDSLAEHFCDLDLKVPCVKISPLPSILQQGLKTRQLIHSWRKRASDAFTHTVSKYKSMEIKIAKNVWAELEVEIRKVLSSEPVTLVSYKDQGTMVIAGLAEDVDRTRAVAQSVITTITPVIQREKESITDKMDMTPSIYGITMPGGLEQEICKCFPKLELKYHTESRKLTFFGLRQEVLESKNKILQEMIGLKKRMVKLHPSVFEFLTKVDQEELIRVIFLSNGINASFEIKDNDVYLVAKTDKDLKDGEDQLKEQLNNTCFDIEDTNVLRMAEWQVLLTSLTSTFNSSVLTIVSDSQVKISGFAESVKVVQKQLSEFVHINAHITELLQDNTTIVKFIKEHKQQDWYQKVKDVTVDIKDATISLGGPRQYVNESKLVFSDLLSSVYCNKVKIDKPGAKKLFKSKESMLVATAMTSMGCLLELVDELDLSQTVHTSDKVKITVNKGDLCFYPVDAVVNAANENLRLEGGLSKALSDAAGPQLQDACNEIIKTRSQLNTGDAVLTKAGGQLRCKYVIHAVGPQYNNSDPQKAVDLLKKAVKNCLGLANKEKCQLIAIPAISSGNFEFPLDLCAGTIVAAIKEFFESVRGSSLTQIFLIDQNDKIINALEAAVQKVYGSTPKVHGTTFKTILNRPWQNQPRSTNDGSLSATTNEGIKINLHKCNIQDTSLDVVVNSISSDLSLTHGEIPNAISKAAGPQLQTLLNQQATAPASIGAIFVTSGCNLKNKQVFHAVAPHYKQGQGLEQTLEKLVNECLVLAEKQKQSSIVFPAIGTGKLGFPKPTVASLMLDSVVKFSKNRTSKHVQEVMFALHPTDTSTIQVFSDEFKLKFNIQSPSTSSSSEGYFSKITSPKTGIYETKVGEVVLQVLAGDITKETTDVIVNSTNDDFTLKSGVSKAILDAAGANVEAECKQLGTQNNNGLIVTQQGNLQCKKIIHVSAKSNPTIINERVKQALEMSVQQNFTSIAFPAIGTGQGGANPGQVADSMLDAFGDFATKTPQSSLKLVRFVIFQAPMLNDFYQSMLQKIVTSPQKNRDTFQRSGLRRYQSMYQLQDIGFEIEEKVVDAALFSICGPSQNAVAETKQWLEKYISDEHGFQSISDPLIYSLSDKDQQRIKDLQRTLAVIVKKTNNAQGATAANSEGVTLTVEGLTKDVLVVVGEIQAMLRTARDERELQKDMETASDLVDWQFKQSGKFTSFNQKTNYDLEQSFLQNAAQVDITFQGSVYKVTLPDGPAVSGGNQMEIRRIDKKANEGLPEEWDAMTDELYKVCPLQSDSNEYKDVLQLFRKTCQNNVLKIERIQNPGMWKNYQNNKQVMEQKNGHQNNEKRLFHGTREDSKEHINKSGFNRSYAGLNATAFGKGTYFALNASYSAQNTYSLPNAQGEKHMYLCRVLSGDYTAGNSTMIVPPNKSTNTLDQYDTVVDNPAGPTIFVVFRDYHAYPEYLITFT, from the exons AAAAAACATCTGCCAAATATGAAGAACCAGCTACTACTGAATCTGGACCTGCTGAAGGCTCATCACGACGATCAGCTGTGATTGAAAACATCCAGACCATGAATAAGGAGATGCTGGTTATGCTGGTGGAGAATATCCTCAAGAACAGATCTGATTTAAACTTTAAAGTAGAAGTCATCCCTGAAAGCAACTGTGCTGTGGTTACTTTTGCTAAAATAAAAG ATGCAAAAGACTTCATCCTTTTCAGCCCAGACAACTCATTGATTAAAAAGAAGAACCTGAAAACCAGGTTTCTTGAAATGACAACGAAA aaaaCAGAGTCTTCAGTCAGCACAAATCAAACAG AAAAAACATATGCCAAAGATGAAGAACCAGCTACTACTGAATCTGGACCTGCTGAAGGCTCATCACGACGATCAGCTGTGATTGAAAACATCCAGACCATGAATAAGGAGATGCTGGTTATGCTGGTGGAGAATATCCTCAGGAACAGATCTGATTTAAACTTTAAAGTAGAAGTCATCCCTGAAAGCAACTGTGCTGTGGTTACTTTTGCTAAAATAAAAG ATGCAAAAGACTTCATCCTTCTCAGCCCAGACAACTCATTGATTAAAAAGAAGAACCTAAAAACCAGGTTTCTTGAAATGACAACGAAAGTAAAACTTGAGGATGTACCTACAAACATGAACTCTCTCCATATCACATTGTATTTTGAAaggtattgtgaacccagtgaCCTTCAAATGCTTGATGGTGAACAGTCCGCTATAATCACATTTGAAGACCCTAAAG TTGTGAATAAAATTCTCGAAAACTCACATCAGATCAACAAGCAGCCTATAAAGGTATTCCCATACTACGATTGTTTGGGAACGGCTCTCTACGGTGAAGAAAGACCAACTCTGAAACTCCCAGAGGCCTTAACAGAAAATATCGACACGTCTGTCCTAATATACTTTCAAGAACACCAAAAAGCTCTGAAATATATCAGGGACAGTTTGGCTGAACATTTCTGTGATCTGGATCTTAAAGTCCCATGTGTCAAAATTAGCCCTCTACCTTCAATTCTTCAACAAGGTCTAAAGACGAGACAGCTCATCCATTCATGGAGAAAGAGAGCATCTGATGCCTTTACTCACACAGTGTCCAAATATAAATCCATGGAGATTAAGATCGCTAAGAATGTATGGGCTGAATTGGAAGTGGAAATCCGCAAAGTTTTGTCATCTGAGCCTGTTACCCTGGTCTCTTATAAGGATCAGGGAACGATGGTCATAGCAGGCCTCGCAGAAGACGTAGATCGAACTAGGGCTGTTGCACAAAGTGTCATTACTACAATTACTCCAGTGAtccaaagagaaaaagaaagcatAACAGATAAGATGGACATGACTCCATCCATATATGGGATCACAATGCCAGGTGGTTTGGAGCAGGAAATCTGCAAATGTTTTCCGAAGCTAGAGCTGAAGTACCATACTGAAAGCAGGAAGTTAACTTTCTTTGGACTAAGGCAAGAGGTATTAGAGTCAAAAAATAAGATACTGCAAGAGATGATTGGTCTAAAGAAAAGAATGGTGAAACTACATCCATCTGTTTTTGAGTTTCTGACTAAGGTGGATCAAGAGGAACTGATAAGAGTCATATTTTTATCCAATGGGATCAATGCATCATTCGAAATTAAGGACAACGATGTATATCTTGTTGCCAAAACAGATAAGGATTTGAAGGATGGTGAGGATCAGCTGAAAGAACAGTTAAACAATACATGCTTTGACATCGAGGATACCAATGTGCTCAGGATGGCAGAGTGGCAGGTTCTTCTCACTTCCCTGACAAGCACTTTCAATTCATCAGTATTGACCATTGTATCAGACAGCCAAGTAAAAATTTCTGGCTTTGCTGAATCAGTTAAGGTAGTCCAGAAACAGCTTTCTGAATTTGTACACATCAATGCTcacattactgaattacttCAGGATAATACGACTATTGTGAAATTCATCAAGGAGCACAAACAGCAAGACTGGTATCAAAAGGTCAAAGATGTGACAGTTGACATTAAAGATGCCACAATTTCATTGGGTGGCCCAAGGCAGTATGTCAACGAGAGTAAGCTCGTCTTCAGTGACCTTCTGTCATCTGTTTACTGCAACAAAGTCAAAATAGATAAACCTGGTGCTAAAAAGTTGTTCAAGAGCAAAGAGTCAATGTTGGTTGCTACAGCAATGACCAGCATGGGATGCTTACTAGAACTAGTAGATGAACTTGACCTCAGTCAGACTGTTCATACCTCGGATAAAGTGAAGATAACAGTAAACAAAGGCGACCTGTGCTTCTATCCAGTTGATGCTGTAGTCAATGCAGCCAATGAGAACCTTCGGCTTGAGGGAGGACTATCAAAGGCACTATCTGATGCTGCGGGGCCACAGCTACAGGATGCCTGTAACGAGATCATTAAAACACGATCACAGCTGAACACAGGGGACGCTGTTCTTACTAAAGCAGGAGGACAGTTGCGTTGCAAATACGTCATTCATGCAGTAGGACCACAGTATAATAATTCTGATCCTCAAAAAGCAGTTGATCTTTTAAAGAAAGCTGTAAAAAATTGTCTGGGGCTTGCTAACAAAGAAAAATGCCAGTTAATTGCCATCCCAGCCATTAGTTCGGGAAACTTTGAATTCCCGTTGGACCTTTGTGCAGGCACTATTGTTGCAGCAATAAAGGAATTCTTTGAATCTGTAAGAGGCTCTAGTTTAACACAAATCTTTCTCATTGACCAAAATGATAAAATCATCAATGCTTTAGAAGCTGCAGTGCAAAAAGTATATGGAAGCACTCCCAAggttcatgggacaacattcaAGACCATTTTAAACAGGCCGTGGCAAAACCAGCCAAGATCTACAAATGATGGTTCCCTGAGTGCTACTACGAATGAaggaataaaaataaaccttCATAAGTGCAACATCCAAGATACATCT TTGGATGTGGTGGTAAACTCTATTTCATCTGATTTGTCCCTTACCCATGGAGAAATCCCAAACGCCATTTCTAAAGCAGCAGGGCCTCAACTTCAAACACTTCTTAACCAGCAGGCTACAGCACCCGCAAGCATTGGGGCAATCTTTGTGACTAGTGGCTGTAATCTGAAAAACAAACAGGTCTTCCATGCTGTGGCACCACACTATAAGCAGGGACAGGGTTTGGAACAGACG TTGGAAAAGTTGGTGAATGAATGTCTAGTGCTGGCAGAGAAGCAGAAGCAAAGTTCCATCGTCTTTCCTGCCATTGGTACGGGAAAATTGGGTTTCCCAAAGCCAACAGTGGCGTCACTCATGCTGGATTCAGTTGTTAAATTTAGCAAAAACAGGACCTCCAAGCATGTGCAAGAAGTAATGTTTGCTCTCCATCCCACTGACACCAGCACTATCCAG GTCTTTTCAGATGAGTTCAAGCTAAAGTTTAACATCCAGTCACCCTCAACAAGCAGCTCCAGTGAAG GTTACTTTTCAAAAATCACCTCACCAAAGACTGGGATTTATGAAACCAAGGTGGGAGAAGTTGTGCTGCAGGTTCTCGCTGGTGACATCACTAAAGAGACTACTGATGTTATTGTAAACTCAACCAATGATGACTTTACACTAAAATCAG GTGTCTCAAAAGCTATTTTGGATGCAGCTGGGGCAAATGTTGAGGCTGAATgcaagcagcttg GAACACAGAATAACAACGGTCTGATTGTGACTCAGCAGGGCAATCtgcaatgcaaaaaaataattcatGTTTCAGCAAAAAGTAATCCTACAATAATCAATGAACGAGTCAAACAAGCACTGGAAATGTCTGTGCAGCAAAACTTCACCTCCATTGCCTTTCCTGCCATTGGCACAG GTCAAGGTGGTGCTAATCCAGGCCAGGTTGCAGACTCAATGCTGGATGCTTTTGGGGATTTTGCAACCAAGACTCCTCAGTCCTCCCTCAAACTAGTGCGCTTTGTGATCTTTCAGGCCCCAATGTTGAACGACTTCTACCAAAGCATGTTGCAAAAAATAGTAACTAGCCCCCAGAAAAACAGGGATACCTTTCAGAGATCAGGCTTAAGAAGAT ATCAATCAATGTACCAACTGCAGGACATTGGATTTGAAATTGAGGAAAAGGTGGTGGATGCAGCTTTGTTCTCCATCTGTGGGCCCTCTCAAAATGCTGTGGCCGAAACCAAGCAGTGGCTAGAGAAATACATCTCAGATGAACATGGGTTTCAATCCATATCCGATCCACTGATCTACAGCCTGTCTGATAAAGACCAACAGCGTATCAAAGACCTTCAAAGAACTTTGGCTGTTATTGTAAAAAAGACAAACAATGCTCAGGGGGCAACAGCAGCAAACTCCGAAGGGGTCACACTAACAGTTGAGGGCCTCACTAAGGACGTTTTGGTGGTTGTAGGTGAAATCCAGGCAATGCTCAGAACAGCCAGGGATGAGCGGGAACTGCAGAAAGACATGGAGACAGCAAGTGACCTTGTAGACTGGCAATTCAAACAGAGTGGCAAGTTCACCAGCTTCAACCAAAAAACGAATTATGATTTGGAACAATCATTCCTTCAAAATGCTGCCCAAGTGGATATTACCTTTCAAGGTTCAGTGTACAAAGTCACACTACCGGATGGTCCTGCTGTGAGTGGTGGTAATCAGATGGAAATCAGACGTATTGACAAAAAAG CCAATGAGGGTCTCCCAGAGGAATGGGACGCAATGACTGATGAGCTGTACAAGGTGTGTCCTCTTCAATCTGACAGCAATGAGTACAAAGACGTTCTTCAACTCTTTAGAAAAACCTGCCAAAATAATGTTCTTAAG ATTGAACGGATACAGAATCCTGGCATGTGGAAGAACTACCAAAATAACAAGCAAGTCATGGAACAGAAAAATGGCCATCAGAACAACGAGAAGAGGCTTTTTCATGGAACCAGAGAGGATTCAAAAGAGCACATCAATAAGAGTGGATTTAATCGCAGCTATGCAGGGCTTAATG CTACAGCCTTTGGAAAAGGCACCTACTTTGCGCTTAATGCAAGCTACTCTGCACAGAACACATATTCATTACCAAATGCACAAGGAGAAAAGCACATGTATTTATGCAGAGTTCTTTCTGGAGACTACACAGCTGGAAATTCTACAATGATCGTTCCTCCAAACAAAAGCACGAACACCTTAGATCAATACGATACTGTAGTGGATAACCCTGCAGGTCCAACCATCTTTGTGGTGTTCCGTGATTACCATGCTTATCCAGAGTACTTAATCACGTTTACATAA